A single region of the Accipiter gentilis chromosome 6, bAccGen1.1, whole genome shotgun sequence genome encodes:
- the RILP gene encoding rab-interacting lysosomal protein isoform X3 gives MAEPGRGAEPLWQTPPERLAPPHVYRMAGALGAELRRLSGRFGPEAVAGLVPPVVRLLELLEALVAPVGTEGEAPAQPGGRLDAENPEQRLWEAEHRERALRSRLARLEEQNQQLLGQLAESQSQEEALQKHQEKPRRVVGSGESLGPGGLSGLFPPCLGSDSTARKEREVMLRLKEVVDKQRDELRAQAHEIVCKSRDTEALQEQLHRFMSMNEDLRHKVAVVQAQLKSALEKKSDLEAAMLQTQRETSRRSRTSEIQRPKPSLEGAPSPTEEPQHQDAGRSPAHCCFSKEELQQILQERNELKTNLFLVQEELAYYQRELLNEERVPSFFLDAMKSTIKRQRKKIRAKMLGTTEESASRDQRFHVCS, from the exons atggcggagccgggccggggaGCGGAGCCGCTGTGGCAGACGCCGCCGGAGCGCCTGGCCCCGCCGCACGTTTACCGTATGGCGGGGGCGTTAGGGGCCGAGCTGCGCCGACTTTCCGGCCGCTTCGGGCCCGAGGCCGTGGCCGGGTTGGTGCCGCCCGTCGTGCGGCTGTTGGAGCTGCTGGAGGCGCTGGTGGCCCCGGTGGGAACCGAGGGGGAGGCGCCGGCACAGCCGGGCGGGCGGCTGGACGCGGAG AACCCGGAGCAGAGGCTGTGGGAGGCCGAGCACCGGGAGCGAGCCCTGCGCAGCCGCCTGGCCCGCCTGGAGGAGCAGAaccagcagctcctgggacaGCTTGCAGAGAGCCAGTCCCAGGAGG AAGCTTTGCAGAAGCATCAAGAAAAACCCCGTAGGGTTGTGGGGTCAGGGGAGTCCTTGGGTCCTGGGGGTCTCTCAGGCCTGTTCCCCCCATGTCTGGGCTCAGACAGCACGGCACGGAAGGAGCGGGAGGTGATGCTGCGACTGAAGGAGGTGGTGGACAAGCAGAGGGATGAACTTCGCGCCCAGGCCCACGAGATTGTCTGCAAGAGCCGAGACACGGAGGCG ctgcaggagcaaCTGCATCGCTTCATGTCCATGAACGAGGACCTGCGTCACAAGGTGGCCGTGGTGCAGGCTCAGCTCAAGAGCGCGCTGGAGAAGAAGTCGGACCTGGAGGCCGCGATGCTGCAAACCCAGAGGGAAacgagcaggaggagcaggaccaGTGAGATCCAGCGGCCAAAGCCCAGCCTG GAAGGAGCACCGTCACCCACGGAGGAGCCGCAGCACCAGGATGCGGGCAGGAGCCCTGCTCACTGCTGCTTCTCCAAGGAAGAGCTGCAGCAGATCCTGCAAGAGAGGAACGAGCTCAAGACCAACCTGTTCCTGGTGCAGGAGGAGCTGGCCTATTACCAGCG GGAGCTGCTGAATGAAGAGAGAGTTCCCAGCTTCTTCTTGGATGCAATGAAGTCGACTAtcaaaagacagagaaaaaaaatcagagccaaAATGCTGGGAACGACAGAGGAGTCGGCGAGCAG agATCAAAGGTTTCATGTCTGCAGTTGA